The Triticum aestivum cultivar Chinese Spring chromosome 5A, IWGSC CS RefSeq v2.1, whole genome shotgun sequence genomic sequence TCACCTCAGTTGCCCGCCGCGTCACCCCCCTAACCAATCCTATTTAATCCCGCTGGCGGGCCCGCGCGACAGCGACACACATAAACAGGCCACCCCACCCCACCGCCACGACGCGCACGCATCACTCCTCCccatcttcccttcccttccccccCACCGTACCTCTTCTTCTCGGCCTCACAACCAAAGATCTCCCCAAAATCTCCCGATTCCCCCCTCCCTcgcccgccgccgctcccctcccccctccgcccgccggccgcggCGCAGCGCAGCCGCCATTCCCCCTCCCCGGCCCGGCCGCGCCGCGTTGATTCGTGGTTGTTGGGGCAGTCGGTCGGTCGCTCCGTTCCTGGCTCTTTCTTGCCTGCCCTGCCCTGTGCCCACGAGGTGCCGTTCCTGGTCTCCCCTGTCCCCCCACCCCGCGGCCGTTACCGGATCTCGTGGTGAAGCCTGCCCAgccgagggagggagggagggagacggCCGAGCTCCGGCCGGGATTCGGAGCCGGCGCCGCTCGCCATTTGGTCTGATTCGGAGGAGCGACGCCATGCCCGGCTGCTCCTTGGATTGATCCTCGGCGCCGGTGCTCGCCGCCCCCCTCCCGGCTCTCCTCGccttcttgtcctgcttcagcccgCGAGCCTCCGGATCGAAAGATCCAATTCGCGGGGCATTttcccgtcctcctccccaactcCTCCGCAGGACTGTCCCTGTCTGCCAATCGCTCTCAATCCCATCCTCTTTAAAAATCCGCTctttctctctccccctctcccaccAAGATCCAATCCCCACCGCCGCCCGCATTCCGCGCTTCTCCCGCCCTCCCGCGGTCGCCGGCGATGACGTCGCCGGTGACGACGCACGCCTCGCCCTTCCTGCTCGCCCTGCTCCTGCTCCTCTCCATCccggtcgtcttcctcctcgggccgcgCCTCCTCCCGCCCAAGACGCTCCCCGCCATCCCGGACGCCGACGAGTCCGACGACCTCGCCCTCTTCCGCCGCGccatcctctcctcttcctccgccaagccggccaccacctCCTACTTCTTCCACCGCCGCCCTCGGCCCAAAGTCGCCTTCCTCTTCCTCACCAACTCCGACATCGTCTTCTCGCCGCTCTGGGAGAAGTACTTCCGTGGCCACCGCAAGCTGTTCAACCTGTATGTCCACGCCGACCCCTACTCCGTCCTAGAGCTGCCGCCCACGCCCACCTTCCGCGGCCGCTTCGTGCCAGCCAAGGCCACGCAGCGAGCCTCCCCCACGCTCATCTctgccgcccgccgcctcctcgccaccgCACTCCTGGACGACCCGTCCAACCAGTTCTTTGCGCTGCTGTCCCAGTCCTGCATCCCGCTGCACCCGTTCCCCACCATGTACAAGACACTCCTCTCCGACAATGCTGGCCCTCACGGCCACCACCGCAGCTTCATAGAGATAACGGACAACACCTCCATCCTTCATGATAGGTACTATGCCCGCGGTGATGCTGTGATGTTGCCAGAGGTGCCGTATGACCAGTTTCGTGCTGGATCGCAGTTCTTTGTGCTCACTAGGAGGCATGCCATCATGGTTGTGAGGGACATGCGGCTCTGGAAGAAGTTTAAGCTGCCTTGTCTGGTCGAGCGCAATTACTCGTGCTATCCAGAGGAGCACTACTTCCCCACATTGCTGGATATGCAGGACCCTGCTGGATGCACCAAGTATAGCCTCACGAGGGTGAACTGGACAGATCAAGTCGAGGGCCACCCACACACGTATCATCCTGGGGAGGTGTCGGCCAACTTGATCAGGGAGCTGAGGAAGTCAAATGCGAAATACTCATACATGTTTGCACGGAAATTTGCCCCGGAGTGCCTCGAGCCGCTGATGGAGATTGCGGACTCAGTCATCCTACGTGACTAGGCCAGCAGCACCTCACATTTGGGGGTGTCGGATAAACTGAGATGATGAGGTACCGAAATGCGCACTTGCTGCTGCACTGTTGAAAGAACTAATCTTCTGTGTAGGTGTTGTATTGAGAGAGTTATCTCTGAGTGGAGTGTACATAGTATGAAATCCGGGAGTTTTAGGAATTATGCAGTCTGTATGCTTTAACACTTACATAATAAAGTTGCACGCTTTGTTAAGTCGTTATGTCATCAATTTGAACTTTTAAATATTTATTATGTTGCCGTGTCAGCTTCTTGTAGGACAGTGGATGTGAAATGTATTTCCTCACTTGGTACATTGCTATCAATGCATGTAGTGCTTTTTCAATGAAGTGAACGCATCTGTTGCTCTTATTCTAGCAGTTTGTATATGTACATTGTTATAGAAAGCTTTACTGTCTCTCTGGATTATTGTCAGACTCCAGCACTGAAGTAATTTGATTTGCTACTTAAACGATCATTAATGTTAACTGATGACTCTCCAGAATTTGCACTTCTGGGGTTCTGTTAGCAAATAAATTTTAGGGCAATGCTCCTTGTTTCCCCTGCAGGGTTGTGATGCGATGAACAGGCACGAGCTAGTCCATCTATCCCTAGAGATCTTTCTTGAGGAATTCCCATCCTTGCTCTTCCATTATTGAAAGATTTTCTGGTAATAGACGGTGCTGGTCGGTGAGTATGGTATGGCAACTAATTGTTCTATGTGAATATGCTGTTTGAACACGACCGCTTCTTGGCAAGTAACATATCAGTAGCTAGGATGATCATCCTATGTATTACATGgacttaggcctcctttggttcatagggtaggaaaatcgtaggaatAGGGAAGTCatagaaaatgagatgacatgtatctcacatcctatgagtaggaataggaaaggagatgacctttgattcacatcataggattttttccgttgagtctaggctaatgtttattttcctatgaattgtggaggataggaagaattcctccatcgGAATATgatttcattcctacaaaccaaagggctctaaaggaatttttcgtatagaaatcctatcctatgaaattcctacaagattcctctaaaccaaaggaggccttagagGGACTATGTCAATACATCCAGCGGCAGCTTTTGTAGTTTTTATTGCATGTATATAATATGTCACGCCTGTGGTGAATACTGTATTTTGGGGTTGTTTTGTTCGTAGCATTGTTCCATTCCTTGCGCCAGCCTGACACTTTGAATAGATAGATAATAGTAACTGAAGGGCATATTTGACTTTTTCTGTAGGATTCTTCTTTGTAAGGATTTTGTGAAGTGAAAAGAAAAGTAGAGCTGCACTAACAATACAATTCATGCGAGCACCCTTAAACCCTAATATGCAGCCAGTTGGACAAGCTTTGTTTGGTGACCTTCTGCCGTACCAAGGGCTGTTGCCATTGCATAGTGTTTGCCCTTTATCTGTCCAGACTCCGACACCACAAACCGATTGTCGTGCCGGTTTTGGGACAGATCTTAAAAAGAGAGCAACCATGTAGGTTTGTTATGTTGCTATATTAGAGATGGTTAGTAACGACGGTATTGGAAAGTGTATGGGTGCTTTCAGGTCACGGATTTCCGATGTTCAGTTTTCTGCAAGAAACAAGAACATATATAGCAGGGCATGCACCTTGAAAAGTTGATACTAAGATTGCCTTGTAGGATGGTTGAACATGCAATGCAACCCAGGGAAGTTGGGGTGTGTAGACATGTCCttttctgtcaaataatatatgtCTATCTAATCCTGAAGCACTGGATCGAGTTGATATCTGTGTTTGCCCTCACTTGCCAGCTTAGCTTTCTTtgatatatatatagatagatagaaaaAGATGGGGACTGGAGAGATGTCTTTTTCTGTCTAATATTCATTTGTGCCTAGACCAAGATGACGCCTCTTTTAAGTTGCCCTTTACCGGCTTTCCCAACTAGTTCGTGTCCTGTTTTGTTTTCCTCGATCAAAAGGTGCCTTGTCCAGATTCCATCCCCATAGAAAATGGAAGCATGGACAGTTGAGGCTTCAGAGTATGATTAGCCTCTGTTTCATAGGCAAACTCCCAGGAAGAGGAAAGTAACCACCACCAGCAATGAACTCTTGCTTTGCCCAATAGAAACACTGCTTGAAAGAGTTGGAACTTCTTTTTTCCTAACCTGCAAGTATAGAACTATTTTTTTCTAATTAATTTCTTGTTTAAATTTTGAAAATTCTTTCAATACAATGAACAAATAAATCCAAAAGGGTTTCTATTCAATGATGAAATTAAAATGGATAAATAGGAAATGCCTTTTGGATTTTTGAAAAGGACAGATGAGTCAGGCTTGTCCCATTCTGATGACATCCTGTGCGGATTAGTCGATTCTTCATCAGGTATGTATTCTGGGGAAGCATGACCACCATGCTCAGAAGTCAGAACCAGCACTGGCTTCAGTCCGTCCAGGAAGGAAGATCCTATCATGTTTTCTGTTGCTTTATTATACTGTTAATAACAAGTATGGTTTGGAGTAAACATCCTTTGATGAATCAAATGTGGCGCCTCCTTGCAGGCGTACGGGCCTTTAGTGTTGTTATTACAGTATCTCGCACTGTGTTATGCGTCAACATGTTGCTATAGTTTGTCATGTCAGATTCACAATTGACTTTGGAGTATGCGATTTTGGAACATACAGCTACTCTGACTCTCCgtaaaagaaatataagagtgtataGTTCACTACTTCAgattttggttcagattttggagTACTTGGTATCGAATTCGGGCATTACGTTATCACAGTTTTATGAGCGCTCTCCAAGCAGGCACAAATCATAAACAAGCGCTGTAtactatactccctccattccaaaatataatgcGCCTGCGCTTCCCAAGGTtcaattttgatcataaatttaaccaacgagatcaACTGCGgggggagaaaaaaattatataattgaaaacttctttcgagtacgaattcattggtataatttttgctcctgccgcaatcggtcttggttgAAGCACtaggatagaggaagcactatattATGGAATGGAGGAAGTACCAAAATACCACGTCAGTAAATAACTTTCATACCTCACAGAAAGATCCTACATGGGGTATAGAAGGATGACTACAACACACGGTTTATGTTTAAGGCAACGTTTGCCCCTGTGGTGCATTCTGGTAATCCAATCCTGTTTGCCCAACCAATTTTGTTTTTTACCGTTCTACTCTTTGGCTAACAAATTGATTTGTTTTCACAATAAATTGCAAAGTATTAGCACAAGACCGCGAGACAGCTCAACAAAATTAGATGTTGAACCGATGAGCCGGCGGTCCTACATGTAGAAGGACAAGTTATGGTCCGTGCAATCTCGATGTATTGATCGATGCACCaagcacgtatatataagtacagaggtgggccacaacctcaactatacaaaggaaATAGGAGATAGACCCTACAcacaaatatacacgtacacaatatactcaacaccccccgcagtcgaagcggcgccaGTGACGCAAAGACTGGAACGGGACTCCTCGAAGGTAGAAGTCggcagtcccttcgtcatcacatcggcgaactgttgTGCAGTCGGCACATGGAGAACCCAAATACGTTCAAGAGCCACCTGCTCGCAcacaaagtgaatgtccagctcaaTGTGTTTAGTCTGGCGACGATGAatggggttggcggagaggtacaccgcagaaacgttgtcgcagtagacaaccGTAGCCTAGGAGACGTCGTGATGCAGCTCCTGAAGTAACTGTCGTAGCCAGGTGCACTCGGCAACAGCGTTGGCCACAGCTCAGTACTCAGCCTCCGCGCTGGAGCGCGAAaccgtgggttgtcgcttggacgaccacgagacgagtgaaggaccgaggtagaagcagtagccagaggtggaccgacgagtatcggggcagccagcccagtctgcatcggagtaggccaCCATCTCCAGAGAAGTAGACGTCGTGAATGTCAATCCGAGGGTCATCGTGCCGCGGATGTAACGAAGGATCCGCTTCACGAGAGTCCAATGGGAGTCACGAGGGGtgtgcatgtggagacacacctgctgaacaACATACTGAAGATCCGGTCTGGTGAGAGTCAAATACTGAAGAGCACCGACGATAAACCGGTAGAAAGGAGCATCCGACGCAGGCGAGCCCTCAAGAGTAGAGACCTTGGCCTTAgtgtcaacaggagtagcaacAGGGTGACAGTTGAGCATGCCAGCACGCTCAAGAAGCTCATGTGCATACTTCTGTTGATGAAGAAAGAAACCATCCGGGCGccgaacgacctcaatgccaaggaaataatgtagagcacccaagtccttaatggcaaactcgtcacgcagtcggagagtaatctgctgaagaagagctggggaggaggccgtcaggatgatgtcatcgacgtaaagAAGCAAGTATGCAGTCGTGTCACCGTGGCGATAGACAAACAGTGAGGCGTTCGAGCGAGTAACGCTGAAGCCCAGTGTCTGAAGAAAcccggcgatccgctggtaccaggcgcggGGTGCTTGCTTGAGCCCGTAAAGAGAGCGGGACAACAGACACACATGGCCAGGAGGTGAGGCGTCGACGAAACCAGTGGGTTGCTCACAAtacacctgctcctcaagatggccgtggagaaaggcgttggagacatTCATCTGGTGAACGGGCCAGCCACGGGAGACGACGAGCTGGAGGATGGTGCAGATCGTGCCTGGTTTTACAACCGGGGCAAACGTCTCAGTGAAGTCCACTCCAGCGCGCTGGCGGAAACCACGGACCACCcaacgagccttgtagcgctcgagagtaccatccgagcgggtcttatggccaaagacccacttgccggtgatgacgTTGGCGCGAGGAGGCCGGGAAACCAGTGTCCAGGTGCGGTTCCGTTGAAGagcgtcgaactcctcctgcatcgccgcaagccagtgaggatcacggaGGGAGGCGCGAGCGGACGCGGGAAGAGGCGACGGCTCCGCGGTGGAGGCTGCGAGGACATACTCGTCGCTCGAGTACCGGAGGCTTGGACAATGAACGCCGGTACGAGCCCGTGTAACTGGGCCAGGCGGCGCCGTCGGAGCCACCGGCGAGGCGGCCGACGTCGGGGCCGGCGAGCCGACCGGCCTCGGAGCCGGTGAGGAGGCCAGCGTCAGGGTCGGCGAGGTGGCCGACGTCGGAGCCGGCGAGGAGGCCGGCGTCAAGGCGGCTGAGCCAGCAGCGCCCGACCCCGCGACGCCCGAGTTAGGGGCGGCGGGTGAAGGAGGGGCGCCAGCCGCGCCGGCAGGGTCGGTCGAGGGGGCCGAGGGGGCGGGCGCCAGCGTGAGGGCGCGAGGACCgccaaagcccggaggcggtccgCGGGCCGAAGGAGACCGTCCACCTGACGAAGTCGACGAAGAGCCGCCGGTGGCCGGCGGTGACGAGGCGACAAGAGGTACCTGCTGCTGAAACGGAaacaccatctcatcaaagtaaacgtgtcgggaggtgaaagcacgatgggagacgggatcatagcagcggtagcccttagtgttatgtgggtagccgagaaagatgcaggcgatggagcggggtgcaagcttatgaggcgcAGTAGTGGCGATGCTAGGGTAGCAAAGGCAGCCGAAGATGCGAAGCCCATCATAAGAGGGGGGTGCACCGAAGAGAAGATGATGAGGTGTAAAGTTCGCGCGAGTACGACATGGGCGGATGTTGATGAGGAGAGAAGCGGTGGCAAGAGCGTCAGGCCAAAAGCACGGAGGCACGTTGGCATGAAAGAGAAGAGTCCTAACGCAGAGAGTGCGAAGGATGCGCTCAGCGCGACCGTTCTGCTGCGAGGTGTACGAGCAAGTGAGACGAAAAATCGTGCATGTGTGGTGAGAAGATTACGAACAGCGAGGTTgtcaaactccttcccgttgtctgtcTGCAACGCGAGAATGAGACGACCAAACTGCGTGAGAACATAGGAGTAGAAGGCGGCGAGTGTGGATATAACATCCGACTTGcggcgcaacgggaaggtccacacataatgcgaaaaatcatcaagtatgacaaggtaataaagaaagcccgtattactggcaacaggagaggtccaaacatcactatgaattaactcaaacgggtacgATGCAACAAAAGAAGAAGCCCTAAACGGAAGACGAGCATGTTTGCCGAGGCGacatgcatgacacgagtgatccttgttcttattacacgtgaaagaaaaactccgaagtatgtggcgaagggtggcaggattaggatgacccaagcgagcatgccaaagatccactccggtggcgagagcgacaggggcggcagaagtggtggaggtggcggagtgaaccgggtagagctcgtcggggctgtcacatcggtggagcaccatccgcgtgcgagcgtccttaacagaaaaaccatattcgtcaaattcaacggtaaccggattttcacgtgtaagagaacgaacagaaacaagatttttaataagtTCAGGAGAAACTAGAATATTAGACATGGATATTGGAGTGGAGTTAGACGGAAAATATGCATGACCAATATGAGTGATAGGAAGAGAAGAGCCGTCACCGACTGTGATGCGGTTGGAAGTGTGGACAGGATGGGCGGTGTGGAGGTTACCGGGGTACGCCGCCATGTGAGCGGTGGCGCCgctgtccatgtaccagtcgccgccGCCAGTGTAGCTGGACGGGGAAGGAGTGTTGTGGAGAGCCGCCCGAAGAGCCGGGTCCCACGGTGCCGGCGGCAGAGGCGGCGCAGCCGTCAGGGGCAGCAGCGGCGGCCCACCTGGCTGCAGCTGCTGGCCGTAGGGCGCCGCGTAGGGCTGCGACGCGGCGTAGAACGCCTGGTGTGGCTGTGGCCGGGCGCCGAGAAGTCCCGGGGCAGGGGCCCGAGGAACCGGCATGGAGTAGGCGTGCACAACACCGGTCCATGGGTTCTGGCCGGCGTACCACGGGGCCGGCTGATAAGCCAGCTGCGGTGGGCAGGGTGCTCCTCCCTGAGCATCGGCGCCCCCCTGCTTGCGGCCACCACGACAGCCGCTGTGACAACCCCCCCCATTGGCCGTTGGCTGGGGCGGCGAgaagggggcggcc encodes the following:
- the LOC123104896 gene encoding glycosyltransferase BC10 is translated as MTSPVTTHASPFLLALLLLLSIPVVFLLGPRLLPPKTLPAIPDADESDDLALFRRAILSSSSAKPATTSYFFHRRPRPKVAFLFLTNSDIVFSPLWEKYFRGHRKLFNLYVHADPYSVLELPPTPTFRGRFVPAKATQRASPTLISAARRLLATALLDDPSNQFFALLSQSCIPLHPFPTMYKTLLSDNAGPHGHHRSFIEITDNTSILHDRYYARGDAVMLPEVPYDQFRAGSQFFVLTRRHAIMVVRDMRLWKKFKLPCLVERNYSCYPEEHYFPTLLDMQDPAGCTKYSLTRVNWTDQVEGHPHTYHPGEVSANLIRELRKSNAKYSYMFARKFAPECLEPLMEIADSVILRD